GGCTCTTGGCACCGTCACACCTCCGCGTCACCACCGACACCAAACAACATCCGGCGCATCGTAGCGGCGGGTCAGCTGGTCAGCCACAGCATCACCGAGGCGATGACCACGCCGGCGCGGTAGTTGACGGCACGCTTGTCGTAGCGCTGGAACCCGGCGTGCTGGCGAAGCTTGCGCGTGAGGTCCCCGCAGCGGTCGCTGAGCGGCGTGGCGAACAGCTGGAAGTGCAGCAGCAACCACAGCTCGAAGCAGGGGTGGGAGAACGCGACCCGGATCCCGTGCCTGGTCGCCTCAGCGACGGCGGCGTCGACCTCACCGTGCTCGTCGCGGTCGAACAGGCACCAGACCTCCGGCTCCAAGCCCGGGTCACGACGGTCTGCGGCCTGTGGCAGCTC
The window above is part of the Actinomycetes bacterium genome. Proteins encoded here:
- a CDS encoding RloB family protein; translated protein: MSPRRAERDRPLRRPPGPDRRRRVLHLFVEGEVTEASYADRINEHFGQQRRFHLKVHERRTGGKPPELVDAAIRLRTEELPQAADRRDPGLEPEVWCLFDRDEHGEVDAAVAEATRHGIRVAFSHPCFELWLLLHFQLFATPLSDRCGDLTRKLRQHAGFQRYDKRAVNYRAGVVIASVMLWLTS